CCGATCCATCGGGCATCTCATACGTGTTCGTTACAACATTGATCCAGCGGCTGGGACCAGGGCGCTGATCGATCAGCCGCCACGGACTCCCGGTGGAGTCTGGCTGCACCCCGAGATGCTGACACACCGGGTTGGGAGCCGGTGACGTTATGCACGGCGACTCAAACCCAGACCGCTGTCGAGACTAATCAGGTTCCTGGAGGTGGATCAGACCAGCACCTTGCGGCGGTTGGAACTGACACGCTCCGAGGTAGAAGGGGCGAAGTTCCTTTTCGAAATCGACATGGAGCCACTCGCAGCCCGCCTCGCGCGATTCTCTGACTGCTAGTTCGACCAAAGCGGTGCCGATCCCTTGCCTCTGATACCCCGGGTCGGTTTTAGTGTCCAGAAGAAATGCGTGGTCGGCCCCGTCCCAGGCGACGTTGACGAACCCGACGAGTGAACCCTCAGCAAGGCGTGCCGTTACCCAACCCAAACTGTGCGGCCGGATCTGGTCCCACCATCCGGCTACGGCACGGCCGCCGTGGGATTCAGTGAGAAGAACTAACTCCTGATCGGTGACGGGTGCCCGCCACCGAATCTCAACGTCAACGGGGCCGCTCACGTTGTAAGACAATGCCCGATTCGCACACCCTGGTGCCGACAATATGTCGCGCGTATTGGCCTGCCAGGGGTCCCGGAGCGGGCAAACGAACGCCGTTCCTGAAGAAGCGCTTGATGTCAAGAGTCTTCGAGGGAGTCGAAGTCAGTTTTCTGCCGGCGTTGGTGGCGAGGTTGGTTGCTCAGGGGCGCGCGTGAGCGGCGCTGGGCGATTCCGTTGAATCGTCTGCGGGTGGGAGGGGCGGTCAAGGCCGGCCCGTTAGGGCCGCCCGTAGGGGGAGCCTTGAGGGCCCCGGGGGTTTAGTTGTCGCCAGCCACAATCGGTTCAGGACCGCCGGCGGCGGTCCTTGGTTGACTGTGGTTGGACACAGCGGACCTCACCATTGCTCAACACGTTGAGCGGGGCGACCGAAAGGTGCTCGGCGGCCGGCCATTCCTTCGCGCTGGTTCGCATGGTGTGTTCCGGCCACAGCCAGACGGGCTCACTCAAATAGACGGCCACGCCACGGGTGTGGGGGCCACGGCGTTCCTCGAGCTCGCGTCCTGGCTGTGTCCGAGCCTGTTCAAGCGGCCTCCCGGTTCAGGCAGCGGATCTCGCCGTCCCGCAGCCCGTAGTAGACCAGCTTGAGCAATTTCCTCGCCGCGGCGACCTTGGCGATCTTGTTCCCGACCTTGCCGCCACGCCGCTCGGCGATCCGACGGTAGGTGGGAGCGATCGGTGCTCCGCCGTGGTAGCGGGCGACCGATTCGACCACCGCCCAACGCACGATCGTCGATCCCTGTTTGGTGATCCTGCCACGGTTGGAGGTGGTGTCGGACTCGTGCAGCTTGGGGGTCATCCCCGCCCAAGAGCACAGATGCCGAGCCGAGGCGAATCGGTGCACGTCTCCGATCTCAGCAACCAGGATCGCGGCGGTGATCGGGCCGATCCCGCACAGGGCTTGGATCGCGTTGTAGCCGCGGCCGTCTTTGAGCCAGCTGTGGATTTCGCGTTCCACCATGGCCAGTTCGCGGTCGTAGATCTCTAGCAGGTCCCGCAATGATTCGACCCGCAGGCCGTAAGGGCCGGGGAAGTCCATGTCATCTAGCAGTGACTGGCCTGCGGGTCCGAACATGTCGCCTATCGGCGGGAGGATCCCGAGTTTGGCCATCACCGCGTGCACCTGAGCCTTGGCGGAGGTGCGCAACGCCACCAGCTTCGCCCGGTAGCGGACCAGCTCGCGTAACTCCCGGACCTCGGGTGGGGCGATCCACGCCTCGGGCACATCATTTCGGCGCAACCGGTTAGCCAATTCAGTCGCGTCCTTGACGTCGTTCTTGACCCGGCGAGTGTCCCAATGCAGACCCAGCGGGTCGACCAGATGCACGCGGGCGCCCTCGGCCTGGAGCAGATCGGCTGCCCAATACCATCCGTAACACGCTTCGAGGACCACCTCGGGGTCCGGGCCGGCCTCGGCGACCGCCATCGACAAAGCCACAGGATCGTTGTCGATCTTCAACACATTCAACACGTCGCCGGCGTCGTTCATCCTCACGATCACCGACCGTCGGCGGTGCAAATCGATACCGACATACTGTTGTTCACGTTCCACCAGGGTCTCCTTTCGTTTCCGGGTTGGTGTGGAAACCCCGAGTGTGCCTCGCACCCTCGGATCCCGTCGACGGGAGGAACCCTGGCGGTTCGCAACCGAAATAGCCACGAAGAACCCCTCACACAGCTCGGCGCCCCTGCCCGCTCCACCGGACCAGATCACGCAAAAGCGGCGCTGCGCTTCTTCATGACATCAAATAGGGCGCGACAGTTGACGCGACAACGTAATGGGATGTGCGCGCGTTCTGGGCAGGGTGTCTTAGGGGCAGCAAATGACTTGCGGGGCGCCTGATCAGTGATCAGCTTGGGCAAGATGCCAGTCATCGACACCGATCTCGTCGCCCACCTGTTGGCATCCCAGTTCCCGAACTGGGCTGGGCTGGACTTGCGCCCTGCGCCGCTCGACGGCCACGACAATCGGACGTTCCGCCTCGGTGATGATCTAGCAGTCCGCCTTCCAAGCCACGAGAGGTACGCGGCCCAGCCGGCTCTCGAGCATGAGTGGCTACCCGTCCTGGCGGCGGGCCGACTGCCTCTAGCGATCCCGGAATCCCTCGCACTGGGCAGGCCCGATTGCCAGTTCCGCTGGCCTTGGTCGATTCGGCGATGGCTGCCAGGGCAGACATTGGCGGTGAGCCCGACGCCCATATCAGCGAAGGTCGCCGAGCAGCTAGGGGTGTTCCTGGTAGCGCTCCACAAGGTCCCAACGGCAGGAGCTCCCCGTCCAGGTCCCCAGAACTTCTACAGAGGGGCCTCCCCGGCTGCCTACGACGACGTAACTCAGGCAGCGATTGCCGAGCTTGCCTCTGTCATTGACGATCGGAGGGCGCGTGCGGTCTGGATCGAAGCGACTGACAGCCCGATAGAGGCCGAGCCCGTGTGGGTCCATGGCGACATCACGCCATCCAACCTTCTAGGGACAGACACAACTCTCACCGCGGTGATCGACTTCGGGTGCCTTGCAGTGGCCGATCCCGCGTGCGACCTCACCATCGCCTGGACGGCTTTCGACGGGCACGCCCGAGAGACATTTCTCGGCTTGGTAGACCCAACAGACGGCACCCTCGCCCGAGCTCGTGGCTGGGCGCTCTGGAAGGCGCTCGTCACGCTCCGGCAGGGGCGGCAAGCCGCCGAAGGGTTGAGGCTCGGTTTCGGGTGGCGCTGGCCGGTTCCCGAGATCATCCAACGCGTCTTGTCGAACGGATAAGCAATCCGCTCGTATCGCCGATTCCCGGACGCCTCGCCGTTGACCTCCTCCTCGGCAGGGCCGCTCGGGATGGAACAATCTGTCTGTGGACGAGGACGTGGCCACACAGTCAACTCGGTTGCTTCGGGAGAGCGACGACCCCGTTTGGGTGCGCCTGCGAGAGTTACTGACTGCGAAAGGTCTTGAGCCGGGCCGGATAGCCCTCGCGGACTTCTTCCCAGATGACACCGACATGGAGTTCGGGATCGCGGTCACGCCCGAGGGGCACGTCTACGAGTTTGACTTTCGTTACGGCAAGGGTGACCTCCGCACAGCCGCGGCGACCGCGACTATCTCGGATTGGCGCGACCGAACCGACTGGTGGCGCGACACTCCAAGCCGTCAGCAGATTGAGGCCGCTTTCCGCCTGCTGGCTCGGGAGAGCGCATCGCGCCGAATCCGTAGCGATAGTTGATTTCGCAACCGAACTCGATGCTGCTGTTCTGGGCGCGGTTGAGTCTCGGCGCGTTGGATGCTCAGTAGCCTCGGGTCGTGGAGGACGAGTGGTTTCGGTCACCGGCATGGGACCTAGAGGCTCAGAGCGACTTCGAGGAGCGCCTGCGCCGAGCCCGCTCTCACAGCAGAGGGCAGTATCTGTACATCAAGGGCGAATCTCTCGCCGGGGCAGGAAACCTCACCGCCGCCTACAAGCTTTGGCAACGAGTACTCGTCGAGCACCCCTCTTCGCTTCATGCCTGGACTGCACGCGAGCGCCTCGGTGATGTCGCCCGCCAGCAAGGCCGAATGGATGAAGCCGAGCACTGGTATCGACAACTAATCGAGGCGAATCCGACCCTCAACGCAACCACTCATATGGTCGAGGTATCGCTAGCAGAGATCCTTATCGCGACGAACGAAGACTCCAAGCGAGACGAGGGCATGAGGTTGTTGCAGTCAGCCCTAGATCAAGGTGGCCTTCTCAACAACCAACTCTTTCGCTGGCATCTGGCTCTCATCGAGGCGGCGAGGCAGCTTGGTGACGCAGAGACACAGCAGCGTGCAGCCCGAACCGCCCTCCGCCTCACCGAGAGCGGCC
The sequence above is a segment of the Acidimicrobiales bacterium genome. Coding sequences within it:
- a CDS encoding aminoglycoside phosphotransferase family protein, with protein sequence MPVIDTDLVAHLLASQFPNWAGLDLRPAPLDGHDNRTFRLGDDLAVRLPSHERYAAQPALEHEWLPVLAAGRLPLAIPESLALGRPDCQFRWPWSIRRWLPGQTLAVSPTPISAKVAEQLGVFLVALHKVPTAGAPRPGPQNFYRGASPAAYDDVTQAAIAELASVIDDRRARAVWIEATDSPIEAEPVWVHGDITPSNLLGTDTTLTAVIDFGCLAVADPACDLTIAWTAFDGHARETFLGLVDPTDGTLARARGWALWKALVTLRQGRQAAEGLRLGFGWRWPVPEIIQRVLSNG
- a CDS encoding GNAT family N-acetyltransferase is translated as MSGPVDVEIRWRAPVTDQELVLLTESHGGRAVAGWWDQIRPHSLGWVTARLAEGSLVGFVNVAWDGADHAFLLDTKTDPGYQRQGIGTALVELAVRESREAGCEWLHVDFEKELRPFYLGACQFQPPQGAGLIHLQEPD
- a CDS encoding tetratricopeptide repeat protein; this encodes MEDEWFRSPAWDLEAQSDFEERLRRARSHSRGQYLYIKGESLAGAGNLTAAYKLWQRVLVEHPSSLHAWTARERLGDVARQQGRMDEAEHWYRQLIEANPTLNATTHMVEVSLAEILIATNEDSKRDEGMRLLQSALDQGGLLNNQLFRWHLALIEAARQLGDAETQQRAARTALRLTESGPNFPRHPTVGLVETDNETIQRLRALADSKVEGSGPRRRLFRRTTGS
- a CDS encoding IS110 family transposase — protein: MEREQQYVGIDLHRRRSVIVRMNDAGDVLNVLKIDNDPVALSMAVAEAGPDPEVVLEACYGWYWAADLLQAEGARVHLVDPLGLHWDTRRVKNDVKDATELANRLRRNDVPEAWIAPPEVRELRELVRYRAKLVALRTSAKAQVHAVMAKLGILPPIGDMFGPAGQSLLDDMDFPGPYGLRVESLRDLLEIYDRELAMVEREIHSWLKDGRGYNAIQALCGIGPITAAILVAEIGDVHRFASARHLCSWAGMTPKLHESDTTSNRGRITKQGSTIVRWAVVESVARYHGGAPIAPTYRRIAERRGGKVGNKIAKVAAARKLLKLVYYGLRDGEIRCLNREAA